A single Pseudomonas putida DNA region contains:
- a CDS encoding fimbrial protein translates to MPVTRNICTALALLAFAGNAHASINCTWQSTPGPLSYRIDLGTPWIARDAPIGSIIGTVRALYAPEENQRSIRCENDGSGTLTFQATPTAPLHPGPLPPVNGWNVDGKVMETGIPGVGLHIRLGFPFAGGFSNVFTPTDDEAIPYLGENSQDSGATPLQISSLLYTPVLIKTGPIPTGPQHFSKQMVRSQISYLGDALNIHVSGGVHQAQCTLKSNPVSADPVQLGNHDRADFTGIGSTTPATDFHITLSDCEDDPTGSIARAHVRLEGARGSVPLLPAQGVFGLSSNSTATGVGIQILRSDSSPMPLQQDEPITSLVIGTTRLDFKARYYQTNATVTAGLAEGALDFTISYR, encoded by the coding sequence ATGCCAGTAACCAGAAACATCTGTACGGCCCTTGCCCTCCTTGCCTTCGCCGGTAACGCTCATGCAAGCATCAACTGCACCTGGCAGTCCACGCCCGGCCCACTGAGCTATCGCATCGACCTCGGCACCCCCTGGATAGCACGCGATGCCCCGATCGGCAGCATCATCGGCACGGTCCGCGCCCTCTACGCGCCCGAGGAGAATCAGCGTAGCATCCGCTGCGAGAACGACGGCAGCGGCACGTTAACCTTCCAGGCAACACCAACTGCCCCCTTGCACCCTGGCCCACTGCCTCCGGTAAATGGCTGGAACGTCGATGGCAAGGTCATGGAAACCGGCATCCCCGGAGTCGGCCTGCACATCCGCCTTGGCTTCCCCTTCGCCGGAGGCTTCAGCAATGTGTTCACCCCAACGGACGACGAGGCTATTCCCTACCTGGGTGAAAACAGCCAGGATTCGGGCGCCACGCCACTCCAAATCTCATCACTGCTTTACACTCCCGTCCTGATAAAGACCGGGCCTATTCCCACTGGCCCCCAACATTTCAGCAAACAGATGGTCCGCAGCCAGATCAGCTACCTTGGCGACGCACTGAATATCCACGTCAGCGGTGGGGTGCACCAGGCCCAGTGCACACTCAAATCCAACCCGGTCAGCGCCGACCCGGTGCAACTGGGCAACCATGACCGTGCAGACTTCACTGGTATCGGCAGCACCACGCCTGCAACGGACTTCCACATCACACTCAGCGACTGCGAAGATGACCCTACCGGCAGTATCGCCCGCGCCCATGTACGCCTTGAGGGCGCACGCGGCTCGGTGCCTCTGCTACCAGCACAGGGGGTGTTTGGCCTGAGTAGTAACTCCACCGCGACCGGCGTCGGCATTCAAATATTGCGCAGCGACAGTAGCCCGATGCCACTCCAGCAGGACGAGCCAATCACCTCGCTGGTCATCGGCACCACACGCCTGGACTTCAAGGCTCGCTATTACCAGACCAACGCCACGGTGACAGCGGGGCTGGCCGAGGGCGCGCTGGATTTCACCATCAGCTACCGCTAA
- a CDS encoding fimbria/pilus outer membrane usher protein gives MLNAKRRRQPPSRLRFAPLLALGGSCLLPAAQAVEPELKFHTGFMRQAPGQPQGSAELALQALAAHQPLAAGRYAVQVRVNLAHAGEHTLDFQYRGPDQGLAPCLSAALLAELGLRLERLETPLAADEQCLDLAARLPGAAVEFDSSRLQLDISIPQAAMRRDAAGSVAPERWDHGINAGFVSYQASAQHSSQRGGPSRSQQDLYLNSGLNLGGWRLRSNQSLREDEHGQRRWTRSNTYAQTDLPGSWGTLTLGETFSNGEVFRSLPLKGVQLASDMGMLPDVLQSYAPVIRGVAQSRAKLEVLQNGYPIYSTYVAAGPYEIDDLAIGGGSGELEIVLTEADGQVRRFIQPYSSLGSLLREGVWRYTAAFGRYNAINGQDQPQLWQATLARGIGWQSTLYGGVLGGDYYRAGLLGIGRDFGHYGAVSLDATHASSDLGQALGSVTGQSFAARYGKTFQTRTNLRFAGYRYSTEGYRDFDEAVAQRNADRFYLGNRRSRVEASMQQPLGSSSSLSLTLTQDDYWNSNRQRRQYQFQFNTQHNSISYNLFASQSLSRDNFNDRMVGLSVSIPLGLGNSSSATFDVQQRAGHTSERASLSGSGLDNRLGYRAGVSQDEQRRNSLELSANYHGAHASYGAGLVESRDLRNVSVNTSGALLAHEGGITLAPYLGETSALVEVPAIAGVGLENAPGARTNAKGYALAPHLRPYRVNQVNLLTDQLGPEVEVENGTQPVVPRRGAIVKATFAARQVTRLVLTLQESNGQPLPFGTQVSDEQGNSLAIVGQAGQALIATGPHPQTLNVRWGKQGDQQCRLPIEPLQMEHRQGYRLQTLTCPPL, from the coding sequence ATGCTAAACGCCAAACGGCGTCGGCAGCCGCCGTCGCGTCTTCGTTTCGCCCCCTTGCTGGCTTTGGGCGGCAGCTGCCTGCTGCCAGCCGCCCAGGCCGTCGAACCCGAACTGAAATTCCATACCGGTTTCATGCGCCAGGCCCCCGGCCAGCCCCAGGGCAGCGCCGAACTGGCGCTGCAGGCGCTGGCCGCGCACCAGCCGCTGGCCGCCGGGCGCTACGCGGTGCAGGTGCGGGTAAACCTGGCCCACGCCGGCGAGCACACCCTTGACTTCCAGTATCGCGGCCCAGACCAAGGGCTCGCCCCCTGCCTGAGCGCTGCGTTGCTGGCCGAGCTGGGGCTGCGCCTGGAACGCCTGGAAACACCACTGGCGGCAGACGAGCAGTGCCTTGACCTGGCCGCCCGCTTGCCCGGCGCAGCGGTCGAGTTCGACAGCAGCCGCCTGCAGCTCGACATCTCGATCCCCCAGGCGGCAATGCGCCGTGACGCGGCAGGCAGTGTCGCCCCCGAGCGCTGGGACCATGGCATCAATGCCGGCTTCGTCAGCTACCAGGCCTCGGCCCAGCACAGCAGCCAGCGCGGCGGGCCAAGCCGCAGCCAGCAGGACCTGTACCTGAACAGCGGCCTCAACCTCGGCGGCTGGCGCCTGCGCAGCAACCAGAGCCTGCGCGAAGATGAACACGGCCAACGGCGCTGGACCCGCAGCAACACCTACGCCCAGACCGACCTGCCCGGCAGCTGGGGCACACTCACCCTCGGCGAGACCTTCAGCAATGGCGAGGTATTCCGCAGCCTGCCACTCAAAGGTGTGCAGCTGGCTTCGGACATGGGCATGCTGCCCGACGTGCTGCAAAGCTATGCCCCCGTGATCCGCGGGGTGGCCCAGAGCCGCGCCAAACTCGAAGTCCTGCAAAATGGCTACCCGATCTACAGCACCTACGTCGCTGCCGGCCCCTATGAAATCGACGACCTGGCTATCGGCGGCGGCAGTGGCGAACTGGAAATCGTCCTCACCGAAGCCGACGGCCAGGTGCGTCGTTTCATCCAGCCCTATTCAAGCCTGGGCAGCCTGCTGCGCGAAGGCGTATGGCGCTACACCGCCGCCTTCGGGCGCTATAACGCAATCAACGGGCAGGACCAACCACAGTTGTGGCAGGCGACCCTGGCACGCGGCATCGGCTGGCAGTCAACGCTCTACGGCGGGGTTTTGGGGGGCGATTATTACCGCGCCGGGCTGCTGGGCATTGGCCGCGACTTCGGCCACTATGGCGCGGTATCGCTCGACGCCACCCACGCCAGCAGTGACTTGGGCCAGGCGCTGGGCAGTGTCACCGGGCAGAGTTTCGCCGCCCGCTATGGCAAGACCTTCCAGACCCGCACCAACCTGCGCTTTGCCGGCTACCGCTATTCCACCGAGGGCTATCGCGACTTCGACGAAGCCGTGGCCCAGCGCAATGCCGACCGCTTTTACCTGGGTAACCGCCGCAGCCGCGTGGAAGCCTCGATGCAACAGCCGCTGGGTTCAAGCAGCTCACTCAGCCTGACCCTGACCCAGGACGACTACTGGAACAGCAACCGTCAGCGCCGTCAGTACCAGTTCCAGTTCAATACCCAGCACAACAGTATCAGCTACAACCTGTTCGCCTCGCAGTCGCTCAGCCGCGACAATTTCAACGATCGCATGGTCGGCCTGAGTGTCTCGATCCCGCTGGGCCTTGGCAACAGCAGCAGCGCCACCTTCGACGTGCAACAGCGCGCCGGGCACACCAGTGAACGTGCCAGCCTGAGCGGCAGCGGCCTGGACAACCGCCTGGGCTATCGCGCAGGCGTCAGCCAAGACGAGCAGCGCCGTAATAGCCTGGAGCTCTCGGCAAATTACCATGGCGCACACGCCAGCTATGGTGCCGGGCTTGTCGAAAGCCGCGACCTGCGCAATGTTTCCGTCAACACCAGCGGAGCACTGCTGGCCCACGAAGGCGGCATCACCTTGGCACCCTACCTGGGTGAAACCAGTGCCTTGGTCGAGGTGCCCGCCATCGCAGGTGTCGGCCTGGAGAACGCCCCAGGCGCGCGCACCAACGCCAAGGGGTACGCCTTGGCGCCACACCTTCGCCCTTATCGGGTCAACCAGGTGAACTTGCTCACCGACCAATTGGGCCCAGAGGTAGAAGTGGAGAATGGCACGCAACCAGTAGTGCCTCGCCGCGGCGCCATTGTCAAAGCCACCTTCGCCGCCCGCCAGGTCACCCGCCTGGTGCTCACCTTGCAAGAAAGCAACGGCCAGCCGCTGCCATTCGGCACCCAGGTCAGCGACGAGCAGGGCAATTCACTGGCTATTGTCGGCCAGGCTGGCCAGGCGCTGATCGCCACCGGCCCGCATCCACAGACGTTGAACGTGCGCTGGGGAAAACAAGGCGACCAGCAGTGTCGGCTGCCCATCGAGCCTTTGCAAATGGAGCATCGCCAAGGCTACCGGCTGCAGACGCTCACCTGCCCGCCACTCTGA